One Cucurbita pepo subsp. pepo cultivar mu-cu-16 chromosome LG09, ASM280686v2, whole genome shotgun sequence DNA window includes the following coding sequences:
- the LOC111801857 gene encoding E3 ubiquitin-protein ligase RING1-like, giving the protein MPSEPDPSELSSALETLILNTDVSLLAPHFLGFATMIHTTAPQSPNQGIETNPTLPDRFIFFNPFLHQLIMIQSTPKNSQPPASKASIIAMPSVHVSEQTECVICLDEIEVRGLAKEMPCNHKFHGDCIEKWLELHGSCPVCRYEMPVDDDEDEGKRVEDEGTERMGEREIWLGKLDTPGQVES; this is encoded by the exons ATGCCTTCCGAGCCAGACCCCTCTGAGCTTTCTTCAGCCCTCGAAACACTAATTCTCAACACAGACGTGTCTCTACTGGCACCCCATTTTCTAGGTTTCGCCACTATGATCCATACAACCGCCCCTCAATCCCCAAATCAAGGAATCGAAACAAACCCCACTTTACCAGACCggttcatcttcttcaatccTTTTCTCCATCAATTGATAATGATCCAATCCACTCCTAAGAACAGCCAGCCCCCAGCTTCCAAAGCTTCGATCATAGCCATGCCCTCTGTTCATGTCTCTGAACAAACTGAGTGCGTGATTTGCTTGGATGAGATCGAAGTCAGGGGGCTTGCTAAAGAAATGCCCTGTAACCATAAATTCCATGGCGATTGCATTGAGAAGTGGCTGGAGTTACATGGGTCGTGCCCTGTTTGTAGATATGAGATGCcagttgatgatgatgaagatgaagggaAGAGGGTTGAAGACGAAGGGACTGAGAGAATGGGAGAAAGGGAGATTTGG CTCGGGAAGCTTGATACTCCTGGCCAAGTTGAATCATAA